A genomic stretch from Canis lupus familiaris isolate Mischka breed German Shepherd chromosome 17, alternate assembly UU_Cfam_GSD_1.0, whole genome shotgun sequence includes:
- the PDIA6 gene encoding protein disulfide-isomerase A6, with the protein MARLVLGLVSCTFFLAANGLYSSSDDVIELTPSNFNREVIQSDNLWLVEFYAPWCGHCQRLTPEWKKVATALKDVVKVGAVDADKHQSLGGQYGVQGFPTIKIFGSNKNRPEDYQGSRTGEAIVDAALGALRQLVKDRLGGRGGGYSSGKQGRSESSNKKDVIELTDDSFDKNVLDSDDVWMVEFYAPWCGHCKNLEPEWAAAATEVKEQTKGKVKLAAVDATVNQLLASRYGIRGFPTIKIFQKGESPMEYEGGRTRSDIVSRALDLFSENAPPPELLEIINEDIAKKTCEEHQLCVVAVLPHILDTGAAGRNSYLEVLLKLADKYKKKMWGWLWTEAGAQSELENALGIGGFGYPAMAAINARKMKFALLKGSFSEQGINEFLRELSFGRGSTAPVGGGAFPTISTREPWDGKDGELPVEDDIDLSDVELDDLERDEL; encoded by the exons ATGGCTCGCCTGGTGCTGG GTCTGGTGAGCTGCACCTTCTTCCTAGCAGCAAACGGTCTTTATTCCTCTAGCGATGATGTGATTGAACTAACCCCATCAAATTTCAACCGGGAAGTTATTCAAAGTGATAATTTGTGGCTGGTAGAATTCTATGCTCCATG GTGTGGCCACTGCCAGAGGCTGACACCAGAATGGAAGAAGGTAGCAACTGCATTAAAA gaTGTTGTCAAAGTTGGTGCAGTGGACGCAGATAAACATCAGTCTCTGGGAGGTCAATATGGTGTTCAGGGATTTCCTACCATTAAGATTTTTGGATCCAACAAAAACAGACCAGAAGATTATCAGG GGAGCAGAACTGGCGAAGCCATTGTGGATGCTGCTCTTGGTGCTCTGCGCCAGCTTGTGAAGGACCGCCTTGGGGGAAGGGGTGGCGGATACAGTTCTGGAAAACAA GGTAGGAGTGAAAGTTCAAATAAGAAGGATGTGATCGAGCTCACAGATGACAGCTTCGATAAGAATGTCCTCGATAGTGACGATGTTTGGATGGTTGAATTCTATGCTCCTTGGTGTGGACACTGCAAAAA CCTCGAGCCCGAATGGGCTGCTGCAGCTACAGAGGTGAAAGAGCAGACGAAGGGAAAAGTGAAGCTTGCAGCTGTGGATGCCACGGTTAACCAGCTTCTGGCCAGCCGATACGGG attaGGGGGTTTCCTACAATCAAGATATTTCAGAAGGGAGAGTCTCCTATGGAATATGAAGGAGGACGGACACGATCTGACATCGTCTCCCGGGCCCTGGATTTGTTTTCTGAGAATGCCCCACCCCCTGAGCTGCTTGAG ATCATCAATGAGGACATTGCTAAGAAGACCTGTGAGGAGCATCAGCTCTGTGTTGTGGCCGTGCTGCCCCACATTCTGGATACTG GAGCTGCTGGCAGAAATTCTTACTTAGAAGTTCTTCTGAAGTTGGcagacaaatacaaaaagaaaatgtgggg GTGGCTGTGGACAGAAGCTGGAGCTCAGTCGGAACTTGAAAATGCATTGGGGATTGGAGGGTTTGGCTACCCGGCCATGGCTGCCATTAATGCCCGCAAGATGAAATTTGCTCTTCTAAAAGGGTCTTTCAGCGAGCAAGGCATTAACGAGTTTCTCAG ggagctctcTTTTGGGCGCGGATCTACAGCTCCTGTCGGAGGTGGGGCTTTCCCCACCATCAGCACCAGAGAGCCTTGGGATGGCAAGGATGGCGAG CTTCCCGTGGAAGACGACATTGACCTCAGTGACGTGGAGCTGGACGATTTGGAAAGAGATGAGCTGTGA